One window of the Candidatus Gracilibacteria bacterium genome contains the following:
- a CDS encoding permease-like cell division protein FtsX — protein sequence MISSSSFRRSLHLALDNLFRNKFLTFGTVLVMALILFIFNIIFSVNSLAQNAIQDLKAKVDLILYLEDNADSLRVNQLVKDLDTFPETTTVTYTSKEQALQDFLKKYSEEMNPFSTYDLENPLPASIQIITQSPEDHETILTYLAQEGYNDLLLDTESRAENAQIVDNLLKVTDFSQKILLGIVIAFILGSTLIIANVIQVTIFHRKREIKIMRLVGAGINFIRSPFMIEGAIYGMSSVVLSFGFFLIFDSLVDLSSITFSSGEIHYASLLLFQIAAGLFLGVLSSLIAINHYLKQDLISGREPSPPPELFLESAISEIKIASSPCSLRTAEKSHAWPKASGKFPAAAIHPSNSSIEGIFHYGKARTTITSRKPCWKNVLQTSKPPWIVSPPLCFSRNWWSALPRKKPHSPNFINASTKPYLSGVFIRTNTNAFAWPRSCKSSIDWDSFSISGNADPVIIFCPKKTHFSMKNTSISNVVLALKKTLDLNMNSRSTPGKSFIFYDNTHSWPYYNSNSKTPMS from the coding sequence ATGATCTCCTCCTCCTCCTTCCGCCGAAGTCTTCATCTTGCCCTCGACAATCTTTTCCGCAATAAATTTCTCACCTTCGGAACCGTACTCGTAATGGCGTTGATTTTATTTATTTTCAACATTATTTTTAGTGTCAATTCGCTCGCACAAAACGCCATTCAAGACCTCAAGGCAAAAGTCGATTTAATCCTTTATCTTGAGGACAACGCGGATTCTTTGCGCGTGAATCAACTTGTCAAAGATCTTGATACATTCCCGGAAACCACAACCGTCACCTACACCTCCAAGGAACAAGCGCTCCAAGATTTTCTTAAAAAATATTCCGAAGAAATGAACCCGTTTTCCACCTACGACCTCGAGAACCCCCTCCCGGCCAGCATCCAAATCATCACGCAATCGCCCGAAGACCACGAAACCATTCTCACCTACTTGGCGCAAGAAGGTTATAACGATCTTCTCCTCGACACCGAGAGTCGCGCGGAAAACGCCCAAATCGTAGACAACCTTTTAAAAGTCACGGATTTCAGCCAAAAAATATTACTCGGCATCGTGATCGCCTTCATTCTCGGCAGTACGCTCATCATCGCCAATGTGATCCAAGTCACGATTTTTCACCGCAAGCGTGAAATTAAAATCATGCGTTTGGTGGGAGCCGGGATCAACTTCATCCGTTCGCCCTTTATGATTGAAGGAGCGATTTACGGGATGAGCAGTGTGGTCCTCAGTTTTGGATTTTTCCTCATATTCGATTCTCTCGTCGACCTTTCCAGCATCACATTTTCAAGTGGAGAAATTCATTACGCTTCCCTGCTCCTTTTCCAAATCGCAGCCGGCCTGTTCTTGGGCGTATTGAGTAGCCTGATCGCCATCAACCATTATCTGAAACAAGACCTTATTTCATGAAGGGAGCCTTCACCACCACCGGAATTATTCTTGGAAAGCGCGATTTCGGAGATCAAGATCGCTTCATCACCGTGCTCACTCAGGACCGCGGAAAAATCACATGCATGGCCAAAGGCATCCGGAAAATTTCCAGCCGCCGCAATCCACCCATCGAACTCCTCAATCGAGTGAATCTTTCATTATGGAAAAGCACGCACCACTATTACCTCACGCAAACCGTGTTGGAAGAACGTTTTGCAGACCTCAAAACCACCATGGATCGTCTCACCTCCGCTCTGTTTCTCGCGGAATTGGTGGAGCGCCTTACCCCGGAAGAAACCCCACTCCCCGAACTTTATCAACGCCTCAACGAAGCCTTATCTCTCATGAGTTTTTATCCGGACCAACACGAACGCATTCGCGTGGCCTCGGTCCTGCAAATCCTCGATCGACTGGGATTCCTTCTCGATTTCCGGAAATGCGGATCCTGTCATAATCTTCTGCCCAAAGAAAACGCATTTCTCGATGAAAAACACTTCAATCTCGAATGTCGTTCTTGCGCTGAAAAAAACTTTGGATTTAAACATGAACTCCCGCTCGACACCTTGAAAATCCTTCATTTTTTACGACAACACCCACTCTTGGCCGTACTACAACTCAAACTCGAAGACTCCCATGTCTTAG
- a CDS encoding bifunctional (p)ppGpp synthetase/guanosine-3',5'-bis(diphosphate) 3'-pyrophosphohydrolase: MVTTFPFLIKTAQEYNPDLDVVRVQKAFALAEEAHHGQSRFSGDPYIFHLLETAKILLTLKPDEDTIIAALLHDIGDTETSMKTVEKQFGPKVTRLIQGVSKLSLIKMQSAEPQVETWRRMFLVMAKDLRVIFIKLADRLHNLRTLEFVPELKQKRIAEETLHVYAPIASRLGIYSIKSELEDLCFRFLYPKPFFALQKELMAHGKVHERYIEEAQEVLVNLLKKEGIPGEVSGRVKHLYSIHGKLKKSNKNSIYDIYDLFAIRIVLPDEEYDCYTTLGVIHNRWTPMPGRFKDYIAVPKLNGYRSLHTTVMGLLPSLSRQPIEIQIRTKSMHQESEFGIASHWWYEDSKRASTQIPRQEVEKLLQGRRLLNQLYELLSEFPEQRTELEYCLSRTGSEAKEGEARVRRLLEAHRFSVKDTEILFDFLKRSSPQDPRVKALQHQIDWLYGLQNLHAENGAKEGTSSDIEVFQDRIFVLTPGGDVKDLPVGSTPVDFAYGVHTDVGNRCFQAKVNGHIVGLDYELKSGDMVDILTRKDPQPNRYWLSFVKTAMAKNKIKAWFKSMDHEKNIKAGRELINKELKRLNKPLLGPGYRLLEHYGGSGKVLPLVDREHIVETVGEGTLFPHTVVRGIFSEQELLGECLQRAPSHTPQVAGVVLGKEGVLITGEANVPITLSACCKPVFPQPIVGYVTRGKTIRVHRAGCYQLTTAPSERLLPASWTAHAGEVHYHVKIRIEAQDRIGVLRDVFEAIAGMGVNIVDFPLVSKEGGRVTRDLSVDILNYDRLAELLSKLERVDGVVSVKKQ, from the coding sequence ATGGTGACCACTTTCCCTTTTCTCATCAAAACGGCGCAAGAATACAATCCTGATTTGGATGTGGTTCGCGTTCAAAAAGCGTTTGCGTTGGCGGAAGAGGCGCATCATGGGCAATCGCGATTTTCCGGGGATCCGTATATTTTTCATCTTTTGGAAACCGCTAAGATTTTGTTAACGCTCAAGCCGGATGAAGACACGATCATTGCCGCGTTGCTTCATGACATCGGGGATACCGAAACATCGATGAAAACCGTGGAAAAACAATTCGGGCCCAAGGTAACGCGCTTGATTCAAGGTGTTTCCAAATTGAGTTTGATTAAAATGCAGTCCGCTGAACCGCAAGTGGAAACGTGGCGACGTATGTTTTTGGTGATGGCCAAGGATCTTCGTGTGATTTTTATTAAATTGGCGGATCGGTTACACAACCTTCGCACCCTTGAGTTTGTGCCCGAACTCAAGCAAAAACGCATTGCTGAAGAAACCCTTCATGTGTACGCGCCCATCGCCTCGCGTCTCGGTATTTATTCGATCAAAAGCGAATTGGAGGATTTGTGTTTTCGGTTTTTGTATCCCAAGCCTTTTTTTGCGCTTCAAAAGGAATTGATGGCCCACGGCAAAGTGCATGAACGCTACATTGAAGAGGCGCAAGAGGTGTTGGTCAATTTGTTGAAAAAAGAAGGGATCCCGGGGGAAGTGTCGGGTCGGGTGAAACATTTGTACAGCATTCATGGCAAGTTGAAAAAGAGCAATAAAAATTCCATTTATGATATTTATGATCTTTTTGCGATTCGGATTGTGTTGCCGGATGAGGAATATGATTGTTACACCACGCTCGGGGTGATTCACAATCGATGGACTCCGATGCCGGGCCGATTTAAGGATTACATCGCGGTGCCCAAGTTGAACGGTTATCGTAGTCTTCACACTACGGTGATGGGGCTTTTGCCCTCCTTGTCGCGACAGCCCATTGAGATTCAAATTCGTACCAAGTCCATGCATCAGGAATCCGAGTTTGGGATTGCGTCGCACTGGTGGTACGAGGATTCCAAACGAGCTTCCACTCAAATTCCGAGACAGGAAGTGGAAAAATTATTGCAGGGACGGCGTTTGTTGAATCAATTGTATGAATTATTGTCCGAATTTCCCGAACAACGAACCGAGCTTGAATATTGTTTGTCCCGAACCGGGAGTGAAGCCAAGGAAGGAGAGGCGCGAGTTCGCCGGTTGTTGGAAGCGCATCGATTTTCCGTGAAGGACACGGAGATTTTGTTTGATTTTTTAAAACGTTCTTCGCCGCAAGATCCGCGCGTCAAAGCGCTTCAACATCAGATTGATTGGTTGTATGGGCTCCAAAATTTGCACGCGGAAAACGGGGCGAAAGAAGGGACTTCGAGTGATATAGAGGTTTTTCAAGATCGCATTTTCGTACTCACTCCGGGAGGAGATGTGAAGGATTTGCCGGTGGGGTCCACGCCCGTTGATTTTGCGTATGGGGTGCACACGGATGTTGGGAATCGTTGCTTCCAAGCCAAAGTGAATGGACATATCGTGGGATTGGATTACGAGCTTAAGAGCGGAGACATGGTGGATATTTTGACGCGAAAAGATCCTCAGCCCAATCGGTATTGGTTGTCGTTTGTGAAAACCGCGATGGCTAAAAATAAGATTAAGGCTTGGTTCAAAAGCATGGATCATGAAAAAAATATCAAGGCGGGGAGAGAATTGATCAATAAAGAATTGAAACGTTTGAATAAGCCTCTTTTAGGGCCCGGGTATCGATTGTTGGAGCATTATGGCGGGAGTGGGAAAGTGCTTCCTCTTGTGGATCGCGAGCATATTGTTGAGACGGTGGGGGAAGGGACTTTGTTCCCTCATACCGTGGTTCGCGGGATTTTTTCCGAACAGGAATTACTGGGTGAATGTTTGCAGCGGGCCCCTTCTCATACCCCGCAAGTGGCCGGAGTGGTTTTAGGGAAAGAGGGGGTGCTCATTACCGGGGAAGCGAATGTTCCGATCACGTTGTCCGCGTGTTGCAAGCCGGTTTTTCCTCAGCCGATTGTGGGGTATGTGACGCGAGGGAAAACGATTCGTGTGCATCGAGCCGGGTGTTATCAACTCACCACCGCGCCTTCGGAACGTTTGTTGCCCGCGAGTTGGACCGCGCACGCCGGAGAAGTTCATTATCATGTTAAAATTCGGATTGAAGCGCAAGATCGCATTGGAGTTTTACGCGATGTTTTTGAGGCCATTGCCGGCATGGGCGTGAATATTGTTGATTTTCCATTGGTGTCCAAAGAGGGGGGTCGGGTGACGCGCGATCTTTCCGTGGATATTTTGAATTACGATCGATTGGCCGAGCTTTTGTCTAAATTGGAGAGAGTCGATGGGGTCGTTTCAGTAAAAAAACAGTAG